GACTGCGTAGAAACGCAACCGAGCCAACCAGCGCGAGGAGCACAACGGTGGTGATGACGGCGAGGATTTCCCAGAGACTGTCCACGCCACCATCTTCGCAAAGATCGAGTGCCGGATCGATCCGCCACGACGAAAGGATCGCCCCCAACGAGGGGGCGAGGAGTCAGGAGGTGCTGCCGGCCTCATCGGGCTGTTTGTCACGGTGCCGCTCGGTGACTTTGCTGAGCATCTGCTCGCCCCGCTCGGTCAGCAGTTCCCTACCTTCACGACGCGCAGGAATGGCGACCAGGGCCACGACCGCACCAGCGAGGACCACACACAGCAAGAGCGCACCAACAAGCCACAACATGCCCTCATTCTGCGGTAACGGGCTGTGAAAACCAGTTCACAACACGCGCTTCGCCTCGGGTAGAGCAGCCCCCGCAACAACAACCCAGGTCATCGGTGCGAGGCTGTCCGCCATGAGTGTCCAAGATCACAGCAGCAGCGCCCCCGGTGGATTCGACACCGACCGGTTGGCGAGGCTCGAAGACCACCTTCGCGGGTACGTCGAGAGCGGCAAACTTCCGTGTTACCACCTGCGGATCGTCCGACACGGTGCGCTGGCCTACGACACGTTCGGTGGGATGCGCGACATCGAAGCCGGCGCGCCGAACAGCTCTGACACGCTTTACCGGATCTACTCGATGACCAAGCCCATCACGTCGGTCGCAGCCATGATGCTGGTCGAACGCGGGCTGCTGCGGTTGGACGACCCGGTCGCCACGTATCTCCCGGCGTACGCCGACCAGCGGGTCTACGTCGGTGGGCCGGCGGCCGCACCGGTCACCCGGCCCGCAGCCGGGCCGATGCGAATCCGCCATCTACTGAGCCACACCTCTGGGCTGACCTACGGCTTCCAGCGCGTGCACCCCACCGACGAGGCAATGCGCTCTGCCGGATTCGATATCGGCGTGCCGCCGGGGATGGACCTCGCGGCCGCCACCGACGCGATGGCCGGGCTGCCCCTGCGTTTCGAGCCCGGCACGAGCTGGAACTATTCGGTCTCGACCGATGTACTCGGTCGGGTCGTGGAAGTGGTGTCCGGAATGTCCCTCGGACAGTTCTTCAGTGCCGAGATCTTCGAACCGCTGGGTATGCACGAGACCGCGTTCCATGCGGTCGATACCGCCCGGTTGGCGCGGCTCTACCACGGCGTCCCGGGCAGTGGACCGACTCCGCTGGACGCGCTCGGCAACGCCGCGCTGACGCCTGCGACCTACCAGTCCGGCGGTGGCGGGCTGGTGTCGAGCATGGGCGACTACACCCGGTTCGCCTCGATGCTGCTGGGTCGCGGGCAACTGGACGGGGTCCGGCTACTCGGAAACCGGACAGTCGACTTCATGGCCACCAATCATCTGCCAGGCGGCGCCGATCTCGGATCCTTCGGCATTCCGCTCTACGCCGAAACCCCTTTCGACGGAGTGGGATTCGGCCTCGGCTTCAGTGTCATGCTCAATCCCGCCGCGGCCGGCTACCCGACCTCGAAGGGCGAGTACGGCTGGGGAGGAATGGCCTCCACGGTGTTCTGGGTGGATCCAGCAGAGGAGCTGACCGTGGTCTTCATGACCCAGCAGATGCCGTCCAACGGGTATCCGTTGCGGACCGAGCTACGACAGCTGGTCTATGGAGCACTCACCGACTGAGGTGCTTGCAGCGACGCAGGGGTGACATCTCGTAGCCGTTGCGAGACGACGGTGCTGATCCCGTCGCCCTTCATCGACACGCCGTACAACGCGTCGGCGACCTCCATGGTCCGTTTCTGGTGGGTGATGACGATCAGCTGGCTGGAATCGCGAAGGTCCTGGAACAGGGTGATCAACCGGCCCAGGTTGGCGTCGTCGAGCGCTGCCTCGACCTCGTCCATGATGTAGAACGGGCTCGGCCTGGCCTTGAAGATCGCCACCAGCAACGCGACGGCAACCAGCGAACGTTCCCCGCCGGACAGCAGTGACAGTCGTTTGATCTTCTTGCCCGGTGGGCGCGCCTCGACGTCGATACCCGTGGTCAACATGTTCGTCGGCTCCGTGAGCACGAGTCGGCCCTCTCCGCCGGGGAAAAGCCTTTCGAACACCCCCTCGAACTCGCGGGCGGTGTCTGCGAATGCTTCGGCGAAGACGCGCTGTACCCGCTCGTCGATCTCAGCCACGATGGCGAGCAGGTCTTTCTTGGAGCGTGTCAGGTCATCCAGCTGCGTCGTGAGGAACGTATGCCGCTCCTCCAGGGCCGCGAACTCCTCCAGTGCGAGTGGATTGACCCTGCCCAACTGGGTCAGTTTGCGCTCGGCCACCCGCAACCGCTTCTCCTGGACCTCGCGAACGAACGCGGTCGGTTCCGGAACAGCCGCTGGGTCCGCTACATCGTCGACACCGGGGATGTGCGGTATCGGCAGGTGCGGCCCGAACTCCTGGATCAACGTCTGCGGGTCGATACCGTGCTCGTCCACGGCCCTGATCTGCATGGCCTCGACCTTGAGGCGCTGCTCGGCACGTGCCATCTCCTCACGGTGCGCCGAATCGGTCAGAGCCCGCACCTGCTCCGCGTGAGTCACGACCCGTTCGCGCAGGACTTTGACGTCGGCTTCCAGATCTGCGCGCCGCCGCTGGGCCTCGTCGCGCCGGAGGAGGGCGACCTGCAACGCGCTGTCGGCCTTCGCGGCAAGTACCTCCGCGTCGTCCCTGACCTGGGTGGCGACCTGCGCCTCGCGTTGACGACGTTCCCGCCGCAGCTGCGCTTTGCGCCGGTTCTCGACCTCCGCGCGGGCGGCTGCCTCCAGTGACTCCGCTCGGCCCTCCAGCGCTCGGGCCTGTTCCTCGCGGCTTCGTAAGGTCAACCGATGTTCGGTCTCGCCCGAACGCGCGGCCGCGGCCACCGCGGCCAGCCGGGGTTGCTCATCGACGTCCGGCTCGCCCTCGGACGGTTGGGCGTGGGCCGCGTCGAGCCGCTCCTGCAAGGTCGCCAATTCGTCCTCGTTGCTGCTCAGGGCGGCCTGCGCGGCATCCACCGACCGGGCACTGCGCTCGCGTTCACCGCGCGCAGCCCGCAGGGCCTGACCGAGTTGTCCGAGCTGCTCGGCAACTGCCGCCATCCGCGCGTCGGACTCCCCCAACCGGTCCAGGGTCGCGTTCACCGCGAGTGTCAATGTGTCCATCGACGTCTGAGCCGCCTGGACCGCGAACCGGGCCGATTGCGAACGCGTTACCACCGCAGCGATGCGCTCTTTCGTGTCATCGACCGCTGACTGGATTTCCAGGGTGCTCGGCGCCGCTGCCGACCCGCCACGCACGAAAGCCGCGGTGAACAGATCGC
This portion of the Dermatophilaceae bacterium Sec6.4 genome encodes:
- a CDS encoding serine hydrolase domain-containing protein, translating into MSVQDHSSSAPGGFDTDRLARLEDHLRGYVESGKLPCYHLRIVRHGALAYDTFGGMRDIEAGAPNSSDTLYRIYSMTKPITSVAAMMLVERGLLRLDDPVATYLPAYADQRVYVGGPAAAPVTRPAAGPMRIRHLLSHTSGLTYGFQRVHPTDEAMRSAGFDIGVPPGMDLAAATDAMAGLPLRFEPGTSWNYSVSTDVLGRVVEVVSGMSLGQFFSAEIFEPLGMHETAFHAVDTARLARLYHGVPGSGPTPLDALGNAALTPATYQSGGGGLVSSMGDYTRFASMLLGRGQLDGVRLLGNRTVDFMATNHLPGGADLGSFGIPLYAETPFDGVGFGLGFSVMLNPAAAGYPTSKGEYGWGGMASTVFWVDPAEELTVVFMTQQMPSNGYPLRTELRQLVYGALTD